The genomic DNA TAATAGTGTACTCTTTCTGTACTACATATTTCCCAAGCAAATAAAAATCTATCTATCGGAAAAATTGTGGGTTTACGTTTAGTACCCCTACTCCAATATTCTTTCTTTAACTCAGAAAGAGTTTCTATTACAAAACTTTGATTAAATCTTTGAAGGCTAAAATATCTTTACCTAAATTTCCAATAACTTCGTTTGTCATTCTAATCTCTTCAGCTACAACGAGATCCATCCTAGAAGCATAAAACGAAGTTTTCCTCATATATTCTTGTGTCTGATCTGCCCAACCTCTGCGAGAAAGGGCAAATTCTCTTTGGCTTTCATACTCGTGCAATCTGCGATAGTTAAATCTAAGCAATTCTTTAAGATTATCTATTTTCTTATTAACAATTTTTATCATCTCTTCTTTTGGTAATTTTCCTTTAAAACGACTTGCAATAGCATAGTTACATTGTTGTACAGCAACTTCGAAGCCTAATTGAAGCTGAGATTTGCTCAATTTACCTTCCTTAATAAAATTATCTACTTCGCTAATTTTATTATCTACAATAAAATCAGCTAGTGGATTATCAGACTCAACTAAGCTTAATGCTTTTAAATCAATTTCCAGATCCTTAACAGTTGATGAATCTTTTACTCTCTCCAATAACATAATAATTTCTTGATAGTGTTCTTCACTAATTTGTTTACATTGATAAGCACCTTCTAAATGATAAGCAACGTTTTTTCCTTTTATTGTGCGTAACCTAGGATTAGCTCCAAGTTTTAAAAGTGCCTTAATATTAGCAACTAACCCTTCCTGTGCAGCATGGTGTAATGCTGTCATCCCACCCCCATTAGTAAGGTTAGGATGGGGGTAGGTAACTGCATTTAAGTCGGCGCCTAACTTAGCAAGCAAAATAATAGCCGGTACATTACCATGAAAATATGATGCTAAAATTAAAGGGGTTGCTCCATCTCTAGCTCGACTATTGAGATCAGCACCACTCTTACATAAAAGTGAAATTAGTTTAGTTTTATTAAATGCTGCTGCTATATGTAAAGGCGTTTTTCCAGTTTTTTGGTGTGGAATATTTACACTTGCTCCTTTTTTAATAATAAGGAATTCAGCAAATCTGCATGCTTCCTCTTCACTTAATTTGTCATTTTCACAGACTCTACCAAGTGCAGTTGCTCCCTTAGTATTATATTTATTTAAAGAGTCTACATTAAGATCGATATCACCTAAAATTTTTAGATGTTCAATAAAGTTTTGGTTTGCATCCTCTTCCTCTGTCTTATTAACGGCTAGAGGTTTTGTAGTTGCTAATCGATTCAAATCTAAAAACCTGCTACGCGCTTGACGCTTCTGAGCTTCTTGTATAGCAATCTGTCTTAATTGTGATGACCAACAATAGTTAGTGTTTTTATTAACTATTTTATGAACAAGATCCTCATAAATAGTTTCTTGTTTTCCATAATCCCCCTTTGTTGCGAGAATGTTTTTTCGTAAGTTATTATAGACTGTTTTTGTTAGACCATACTTAAGTAGATGCTGTTGCGTCCAAGAATGTTTAAAATTAGGAACTCGAACAATGCGCTCATAAACAACATACTCTCCGCGAATCCAGCCAGGGAAAGCAGCCTCGATCTCATACTTAATCCGGTAATCAACAGGCATTTCTTTTTTTGTGGCCGCTTCTACCATCCTAAAAACTTTATCTTCCCGAGTTTTACTGAGAGGAACCAACATGGTATAAATTTTTCCTAAATAAGGATGAAGGGGCTTACCAGATAAATCAAAGCAAGGACGCAAAGCCTTTATTTTGTCTATTTTTAATCCAAACGCATACAATAAGGGATGATTAGGAAGTTCAGCGACAGAAACTAATGGGTTTTCCAAAAATCTAAAATTTTTAAATATTATAGAGCTAAACTGACCTAAGTTAGCAATAAAGGCCGTATAAGAATTGACATACAGATAATGAAAACCTGTGTATGCATCAAAAGTTTTATCCTTAACTACTACTTCGGTTTTTTCTTTTAACTTGGCAACTTTCCTTTTAACTTTTTTCGCTTCTAAAATTAAATCTTGTGTATGAGAATCTTGATCTCCATAACCAATTTTTAGCATCTTAAACGAAGCCGAAGAAAATATTGGAATACCAGTCTGACGAAGTTGCAAAAATCGCATACGTTCAGGAGAAGAAAATCTGTCCTTAAAAAGATGAACCCCTCTAAAAAAGGGAATTAAAACAGGAGCAGCTTTACCTTCTTCCGTTTTCTCACATTCGTCAGATAAATACTGCCATGTTTCTTCCTCTTCAGAATCATACCCCTCCTCATAATTTCTTAAAGTTGAATTTGATACTCCAGATATAGAACTGGGCATGGATTTTTGTGAACTCTGACTATCAAGGGATAGATCGTCGCTTACTGCTAAGCTCGCAATTCCACTTTCTAATTTGTTCCCCTTACTTTCTTCATTATCGGCATAAAAGTTTGTGTCATGAAATCGAATGTCTGAATCATCCGAAAACAAATTAGAGTCTAAATTGCACTTTCTCGCTTCATCTTCTTTGGTTAAGGAAGACTGGCTATCAATTTCAAACAATGGCTCATAATGATTATAGTTAACGTGCATGATTCTTAAATCAACTTTAAAATCACCATCATCTACATTGCTTTGTAGCTCACTAAGGTTATCAACTAATCCAATCTCACCATCGTTATCAGTCAATAACAATGTTAGATTAAAAGCAAGCTTAACTTTAAGCTTCTCCTTAAAATAAGCTTGTACAGCTGTTAATATACAGAGGCCATCTATTTCATCATTAATACTTAAGAAACCACTTTGGTCACCGATTTTATTTCTAACCCAATTAAAGAATTCACTTGATTCGCCTATTTGTGCTAGCAAACTAGGGCGTTGCTGCTCAACGCTATAAATTATCAATTGAAAAATGCTATCCAATAAGCAGTTATTTCCAATAGTAGTAGCAGCTTTCCTTTTTAAATTGTTTTCTCTTAAATTCTTATTAATCTTTTGATTTCTTAATACATCATCTAAAATGTTAAATTCGAAATTTTCAAAGTAGTTAAAGTTTAACTTATTAATATTTTCCTTAGTTCGAACGCTTATTACAGTATGTCTTGTTATATCTTGTTTTTCTTCATCTTCAAGTTCTTCTTGCTGTATACTTCTTACAATAGCCTCATCAGAACTAATATTAATAGGGGGGGTGTCTTTTTCTACTTTCCTTTCATTAATTTCTTGCCGCCAGTCTTTTTCAAAATTTCTTATAGCATCGTTAGCTGGTTCTAGTTGTTTATAATCTGAGCCTAGTTCTCTGTAAGACTTGTTTATTTGGTCTTCTGAGTATACTATTCTTATTTTCTTTATAGAAAGTTCATATTGAGGGTGTTCTTTAATCAATTGTTCCTCAAAATTTTTTACTGTTTCAGGATATTTGTTGTTGAATTCTTTTAATAACTGACTGGCTGGTTGGTAATTTAGAAGTGCTGCTTTATATATCCATTTTATTGCTTCCGCGTAATCTCCTTCCTCTTGATTTATTATAGACAAATTATACTGTGCAGCTGGGTAGTTTTGCTCAGCAGCTTTTTGAAACCACTCCCTTGCATTTTCTTTATCCTGATTATTTTTATATAACCTACCTAAATTGAATTGTGCACCTATCGTTACATTTATATCTATATCTTTACTAACAACTACTTTATAACATTCTTCGGCCTTTTGGTTATCCTTCCTATGTTCATATAGCAAGCCCAAAATAAATTTTGCTCTTACATTACCTTGTCTGGCAGCTTCTTCAAACCATTTTAATCCTAACGTATTATCAAGAATTAATAGTGAAGAATTCTTATTGTGTTCTAGATTTTTACAATATTCTATTAGCTTATTGTATGCCCAATTATTCCCCTGTAAAGCTGCCTTGGTATACCATTCACACGCTTGCCTGAAATCACATGCTAACCCTATACTACCATAATAGTATATACTTCCTAATCGGTATTGAGCATCTGAATTCCCTTGTTCAGCTGCTTTTTGCAACCACTCGAATGCTTCTCTTTCATCTTTTTCTTCATTGTCTTTATTCTCTACTTTCTCTTTCCCTTTACTTAATCTTGATTGAGATGAGCTCTCTTTTTCTATTGCTCTTGATAAAGGAACAAAATGATTTGCTTTCTTATCAACTACTAGTATAGGTATCTGACAGTTTGTAAGTAATTCTTTAGCTTCTTTCTCTTTTTGTTCAGCTTCAGGCTCTGAATTGCCATCTGCTTCCTCTACGCCTATCTCCTTTTTTTCTTTATGATCTACTGAAAAAACCGAGGAGCTTTTTCCTGATTGAGCTCCTAACTCATTTTGGCTATTTATACTTCCTGATAGATACTGTGAGTACGAAACTCTTCCGTTAGATCTAGCTGCATTATCTAACCTTTCTATACGTTCTTGTAAGTGTCCTTTCTTCTCTTCCTGCTTCTTTTGCTTAGGTTCTTCATCCTCATTATCCTGCATTCCCCCCATTAAACCTACCCCCTTGTAAATAACTATTTTAGCTGACTCTTCTCCTTGGGATGGCTGAAAATAAATATGGTTTTGCTGTATTTTTTTAGGTAAGTGTTTGAGACTTGCTACGTCTATTCCCTCCTTTATCTCTACAGGTAACCCATTATAAACTTTACCCTTTTCATCTAATGACTGAACACTTGCCTTTATTTCTCCATTTGTTTCCTCATAGAAAGTAACGGTATTTCCTCCCTCTGCAGTCAATGTTTGATCAACTAAAGGCTGGATGTTGTCTTGTATTTGTGGGCCTTTCTCTTCTCGAGTAGGAATAAGTGGATTGCCGTCGAATCCTCCTCCGCAGCTTTGTAAACATAAGCTTACAAGTAAAATACGAGCAACAAATCGCTGGAATGAATTAAAGTTCATAAAGTTTTACGTTAGAAGGGAAGTATAATAAGGTATAAAAAACTTATTTACAAGAATAGGTTAGCCTTTCTACACTTTAAATGCAATTTAAAGTGTACTTGGGCGCAATTAGATGATTTAACATGAAGTGAATAGTTTAAGGCGCTACGAGTAATATCAAAACAAATTATGGTTGGACACCCCTTGAGTGGGCTGTTGAATATGGCCACAGGGATATATCCAACTTACTCATTAAAAACTATTGAAGAGCCTCATACTAGTATAATTAGGGCTTTGGCATATGAAGTCTATCAAATGGGAATGCTAAGGATTTGAGATGATAGGTATAGCTATCCTTTTTAAAATTTCAATACAGTAGTTACTTGATAAAGTAATCCCTTGCATTGCTAAAACTCCCACTTAATATGCGGATATTGTTCTTTCAATAGCCTCTTAGTTTCAGCTGCTATAAGCTCTCCATCTAAAACAACTGTATGTACTTTTGTTCCCTGTAAGGATTGAGCAAATTGTAATGCTCCCTCATTGACTATTAAATTCCCACTTAAGTCAGCCGTATGAACATGCGTTCCTTGTAAATTCCTGGCGAATTCCACGGCTCCTGAGATATCTATAAAATTCTCTCTTAAATGCACTATATGTACATTTGTTCCCTGTAAAGCTTGAGCAAACTCCCCTGGCTTAAAATCTCCTATGTGTGTTTGGGTCCAATTTAAATTAATTTCTTTTACATTAGTACCTTGTAAGCATTTAGCCAATTCTACTGCCACTAAACCCCCTATTTCATTAAAGCTTAAATCAACCGTATGAACACTCGTTCCTTGTAAGTGCTTAGCCAATTCTATAGCCTCTACATTTCCTATTTGTTTTAAACTAACTGTATGAATTTGTGTATCTTTAAGATAAGGCCAGAATTCTTGTGGAAGATTTTCTACTTTTCCCATTAACTGATAAAAAGGAAAGCTAAGAATCGTTTCAGAGGTAAAAGTTAATCTACTAAAATCTATAATCTTGTTTATCATACAGGATTTTTTGCCGATGGTCCATCGAGGCCTATTTTCTACACCAACCAAGCTAACTTGATCATAGCTGGTGATTAAATTATTAAAACTCCTATTAACTTGTTTGACCATTAGTACTCCAGGAAACCCTACATACGATAAGATATGTAACCGTAATTCTGGTGGGAGGATTATAAAATTCCCTAAATTTGTAGCTTCTGCTCCAAAATAATTGAGATGTGCTAGTCTCTTTAACAAATCAATAGCTAGTGTATGTCCATACCTTGCTGCACGTTCTAACAATAATCTTGCATCCTCAAAAATTATTTTACTCAATTGGATTTGACTATTGATGTCTTCTCCTTCTTGTTCTCTGAATGGTGTCTTTCTTACTGTTAACAGCGAATTTCTCACACTTGTTGTTTTTCTTCGCTTAACTAATTCAAATTTCTCTGAAGTATCTTCTAATTCCTCGTATTTTCTTCTTTCTTGCTTTCTTTGGGGTTCATCACGTTCATTGTTTATCCATTCTTCATAGGTAGGCTCTCTTTCTTCATCATCTATTTCCCCTTTTTCCCACTCTTCTTCTCCTTGATCTATTAATTTTACTTTATCTTCTTTTTCATCTTCACTTTTGCCCCCTCCCATTAACCATGGTTTATGTATACCTATTTTAACTGGCGTCCCCTTTTCATCAAATTCTACTTGGATGCGATATTGCTGAATTCTTTTAGGTAAGTGTGCTAAACTTCTTAAATCTGTCCCCTTTTCTATGGATACAGATATCCCATTAAAAACCTTATTTTTTTCATCTACTATTTCTACACTGGCCTGGAGCTGCCCTTTATCCTCGTACAATGTAACTGCATGCCCACCTTGTGCTGTCAATTGTTTATCTATTAAAGGTTGGATATTAGTTAGAGGAATAATGGCTTGTGTATTAGTTTGTATAGGCGCTGTTTGTTCTTCCCCGGTAGGAATAAGTGGATTATTGCCGAATTTCCCTCCACAACTTTGTAAGCATAAGCTTATAAGTAAAATACGAGCAACAAATCGCTGGAATGAATTAAAGTTCATAAAGTTTTACGTTAGAAGGGAAGTATAATAAGGTATAAAAAACTTATTTACAAGAATAGGTTAGTCTTTCTACACTTTAAATTGCATTTAAAGTGTACTTAATATCAAGTAATAGCTCAACAGGGAAAAAGTATATAGCTTTTAGATTATTAATGCTGCTAGGTAAAATATATTAAGAATTTTATTTCTTCTTTAAGCTCTTTTATTCTAATCTTTTTTCCAGGCTTCTTTAGTAACTTTAATAAAGTTTAGATACTTTATTGAAATACATTCTCTAAAAAATGGTTGCTTATCTTTTGCTTAACATGAGTAAGGTAAACTTTATCCATAAATACTATAAATAATTGGTGCAATGAAAATACTACTAGACATACCCGATAATCAAGCATCTTCTTTAATAGATGTGTTAAGAAGCATCTCGCATGTGAGGGTAAAACCACTCACTGATGCAAAAGCTTTATTAATGGAGGAAATAAAAGAGGCTGTTGATGAAATACAACTAATTAAAACAGGTGCAAAGAAAGCCCGTAATGCTGAAGATTTTTTGAATGAATTATAATGTAAAATCTACTAATGTATTTGAGCGGCAGGCAAAAAGACTCATCAAAAAATACGCTTCGCTTAAGCAGGAGCTTTTTCAACTAGTTCAGCAATTAAAAGACAATCCTAAATTAGGAACAGCTATTGGTGGAGAATGTTACAAGATACGTATTTCAGTTGCCTCTAAAGG from Candidatus Amoebophilus asiaticus 5a2 includes the following:
- a CDS encoding ankyrin repeat domain-containing protein, with amino-acid sequence MNFNSFQRFVARILLVSLCLQSCGGGFDGNPLIPTREEKGPQIQDNIQPLVDQTLTAEGGNTVTFYEETNGEIKASVQSLDEKGKVYNGLPVEIKEGIDVASLKHLPKKIQQNHIYFQPSQGEESAKIVIYKGVGLMGGMQDNEDEEPKQKKQEEKKGHLQERIERLDNAARSNGRVSYSQYLSGSINSQNELGAQSGKSSSVFSVDHKEKKEIGVEEADGNSEPEAEQKEKEAKELLTNCQIPILVVDKKANHFVPLSRAIEKESSSQSRLSKGKEKVENKDNEEKDEREAFEWLQKAAEQGNSDAQYRLGSIYYYGSIGLACDFRQACEWYTKAALQGNNWAYNKLIEYCKNLEHNKNSSLLILDNTLGLKWFEEAARQGNVRAKFILGLLYEHRKDNQKAEECYKVVVSKDIDINVTIGAQFNLGRLYKNNQDKENAREWFQKAAEQNYPAAQYNLSIINQEEGDYAEAIKWIYKAALLNYQPASQLLKEFNNKYPETVKNFEEQLIKEHPQYELSIKKIRIVYSEDQINKSYRELGSDYKQLEPANDAIRNFEKDWRQEINERKVEKDTPPINISSDEAIVRSIQQEELEDEEKQDITRHTVISVRTKENINKLNFNYFENFEFNILDDVLRNQKINKNLRENNLKRKAATTIGNNCLLDSIFQLIIYSVEQQRPSLLAQIGESSEFFNWVRNKIGDQSGFLSINDEIDGLCILTAVQAYFKEKLKVKLAFNLTLLLTDNDGEIGLVDNLSELQSNVDDGDFKVDLRIMHVNYNHYEPLFEIDSQSSLTKEDEARKCNLDSNLFSDDSDIRFHDTNFYADNEESKGNKLESGIASLAVSDDLSLDSQSSQKSMPSSISGVSNSTLRNYEEGYDSEEEETWQYLSDECEKTEEGKAAPVLIPFFRGVHLFKDRFSSPERMRFLQLRQTGIPIFSSASFKMLKIGYGDQDSHTQDLILEAKKVKRKVAKLKEKTEVVVKDKTFDAYTGFHYLYVNSYTAFIANLGQFSSIIFKNFRFLENPLVSVAELPNHPLLYAFGLKIDKIKALRPCFDLSGKPLHPYLGKIYTMLVPLSKTREDKVFRMVEAATKKEMPVDYRIKYEIEAAFPGWIRGEYVVYERIVRVPNFKHSWTQQHLLKYGLTKTVYNNLRKNILATKGDYGKQETIYEDLVHKIVNKNTNYCWSSQLRQIAIQEAQKRQARSRFLDLNRLATTKPLAVNKTEEEDANQNFIEHLKILGDIDLNVDSLNKYNTKGATALGRVCENDKLSEEEACRFAEFLIIKKGASVNIPHQKTGKTPLHIAAAFNKTKLISLLCKSGADLNSRARDGATPLILASYFHGNVPAIILLAKLGADLNAVTYPHPNLTNGGGMTALHHAAQEGLVANIKALLKLGANPRLRTIKGKNVAYHLEGAYQCKQISEEHYQEIIMLLERVKDSSTVKDLEIDLKALSLVESDNPLADFIVDNKISEVDNFIKEGKLSKSQLQLGFEVAVQQCNYAIASRFKGKLPKEEMIKIVNKKIDNLKELLRFNYRRLHEYESQREFALSRRGWADQTQEYMRKTSFYASRMDLVVAEEIRMTNEVIGNLGKDILAFKDLIKVL
- a CDS encoding F-box protein produces the protein MNFNSFQRFVARILLISLCLQSCGGKFGNNPLIPTGEEQTAPIQTNTQAIIPLTNIQPLIDKQLTAQGGHAVTLYEDKGQLQASVEIVDEKNKVFNGISVSIEKGTDLRSLAHLPKRIQQYRIQVEFDEKGTPVKIGIHKPWLMGGGKSEDEKEDKVKLIDQGEEEWEKGEIDDEEREPTYEEWINNERDEPQRKQERRKYEELEDTSEKFELVKRRKTTSVRNSLLTVRKTPFREQEGEDINSQIQLSKIIFEDARLLLERAARYGHTLAIDLLKRLAHLNYFGAEATNLGNFIILPPELRLHILSYVGFPGVLMVKQVNRSFNNLITSYDQVSLVGVENRPRWTIGKKSCMINKIIDFSRLTFTSETILSFPFYQLMGKVENLPQEFWPYLKDTQIHTVSLKQIGNVEAIELAKHLQGTSVHTVDLSFNEIGGLVAVELAKCLQGTNVKEINLNWTQTHIGDFKPGEFAQALQGTNVHIVHLRENFIDISGAVEFARNLQGTHVHTADLSGNLIVNEGALQFAQSLQGTKVHTVVLDGELIAAETKRLLKEQYPHIKWEF
- a CDS encoding type II toxin-antitoxin system RelE/ParE family toxin is translated as MNYNVKSTNVFERQAKRLIKKYASLKQELFQLVQQLKDNPKLGTAIGGECYKIRISVASKGKGNSSGARVITNFVVTDNTVYLLYIYDKSDQETLSDKELKELLKCINI